The sequence TCGACCACGAGGAAGCGCTCGAGCAGGGTCGAGCCGCCGAGCTCCGCGCGGGCGGAGAGCCGCTGCGTCGCCGCCTCGGCGACGTCCCAGTCGGCGGCGTCGCACGCCGCGGCGACGCGCTGGGCCCACTCGCTGAGCTCCGCGACCCCCGTCTCACGCGCGAACCAGCCGTGGCGGCCGGTCTCGTACAGGCCGGCGGCGACCGACTGCAGGCGGTCCGGCTGCATCCGCAGCAGCTCGGCGACCACCGGCAGCGGCGCGGTCGGGGTGCCGACCTCGCGCAGCTGCGTCCGCGGGCGCCACGCAGGCCCCGCGCTGAGCCGGTGCAGCTCCGCGACAGGGAAGCGCCGGTGCCCGCCGGGCGTGCGCACGACGGCGATCCGCCCGGTGTCGGCCCACCGGCGGATCGTGCTCGGGGAGACGCCGAGGACGTCGGTCGCCTCGCCGAGGGCGACGGTCGGCTCGGCCGCCTCGGCCACCGGCGCCTCGAGCGACCAGGCGACGCGGTCGGGCGCGAGCCCCGCACGCAGCAGCGCCTCGACCTCGGTGGCCGGCGCGGGCCGGGCGACGCCGAAGCCCTGCACCGTGTCGCAGTCCATGCTGGCGATCCACGACGCCTGCTCGGGCGTCTCCACGCCCTCGGCGATCACGGTCACGTCGAGCGCCGTCGCCATCGAGACGATCGCCCGCAGGATGTGGCGGTCGCTCTCGGCATCCGCGATCCCGGCGATGAACGACCGGTCGACCTTCAGCCCGTCCAGCGGGAAGCGCTTGACGTAGTTCAGCGACGAGTACCCCGTCCCGAAGTCGTCGAGCAGCAGCCGCACGCCGAGCGCCTTCAGCCGCTGCAGGTGCGCGAGCGGCGAGCCCGCGTCCTCCATCAGCACCGTCTCGGTCAGCTCGAGCGCCAGCCGGTCGGGCTCGAGCCCGCTCTGCTGCAGCGCGTCGCCGATCTCCTCTACGAGGCCCGGCGCCGCGATCTGCCGCCCGGAGACGTTCACGGACACCCAGACGCGCGGGAGCGACGGATCGGCGTCCCAGCGCTTGAGCTGCCGGCACGCCTCGCGGATCACCCAGCGCCCGAGCGCGAGGATCAGCCCCGAGGACTCCGCGGCCGGGATGAACTCGCCCGGCGGGACGAGCCCGCGCTCCGGATGCTGCCAGCGCACCAGCGCCTCGAGCCCGATGGTCTGCCGCTCATGCAGCGAGACGAGCGGCTGGTAGTGCAGCACCAGCTCATCGTTCTCCAGGGCCCGGCGCAGGTCGTGCTCGAGCCGGATCCGCTCGGCGACGCGCCGTCGCATCGTGCGGTCGAACAGCTCGTAGGTCGTCCCGGGCTGGTCCTGCGCGCGCTGCAACGCGGTCTCCGCGTCGCGCATCAGCGAGTCCGCGCTGCTCGACACCCAGTCGCCGAGCGCGACACCGATCGACACCGCGGGCTGCAGCACGTGCTCGCCGACCACCACGGGGGCGTCGAACGCGCCGATCACGCGACGCACGATCTCGATCGTGCCGCGCTCGCCGGAGATGTCCTCGCAGACGATGCCGAACTCGTCGCCGCCGAGCCGCGCGAGCGTGTCGCCGGCCCGCAGCGCGCCCTCCAGGCGGCGGGCGAACGACGCCAGCAGCTCATCGCCGACCTCGTAGCCGAACGTGTCGTTGATGTCGCGGAAGCCGTCGACGTCCAGCGTGAGCACGGCGACGGACTCGCCCTGCCGCCCCGCGCGGGCGATCGCGTGCGTGACGCGGTCGGCGAACTGTTCGCGGCCGGGCAGGGCGGCGAGCTCGGGCGGCTGCGACGGCCGCTCGCGCCGGTCGGCGCCCGAGTTCGAGACGAGGTGCGCCGCGGTCTCGACCACGCGCTCCTCCCCCGCCGTGAACGAACGGGTCTCGTAGCTGGCGGCCGCGAGCCAGCGGCGCGGCCCCGGCCCGAGGCCGAGCGGTGCCACGATCGCGCCGCGCACACCCGCCCCGCGCCACACGGACGGGAGCCGGCCGCCCTCGAGCAGCCGCGCGGCGCCCGGCAGCTCGTCCGCGACCGGCATCGCGAGCGGCACCGAGCCGTGGGCCGCCACCGTGGCCGTCGTGCCGTCGGGCCGGCGCTCGAGCACCATCGCCGCGTCGACCGCCAGCGCGCTGCCGATGCCCGCGGCGGTGGTCCGCATCAGGTGCGCGTCGGGCGTCCCTTCCAGCGCGAGCCGCCCGAGCGCGGCGAGCATCTCCTGCGCCCGCACCTCGCGCGCGAGCGGGTGATGCGCACGGCGCGGCTCCTCGACGTCGACGATCTGGCACAGCCCGTAGCGCGAGACACCCGCGGCGTCACGGGCGAGCGAGAGGACGACGTCGCAGGCCACGGGCTCGTCGCCGGCCGCCAGCAGCCGGAGCCGGCGGCGGCTGAACTCGACTTCACCGGCGTGCAGGCGCCGCACCGCGTCCTCGGCGGCGGGAAGGTCGTCCGGATGGAGGAAGCTGCGGGCCCCGTCACGCGCCAGCAGCGCGTGCGGCGAGGCACCCAGCACCTCGGCCAGGCGCTCGTTGAGGTCCACGACGCGCGGCCGCACCGGGTCCAGGGTGAAGATCGCGATGCCGGCCGACGAGTAGCGGAACGCGGTCGCCAGCCGTCCGTCGCCGAGCAGCTCGAGGCGCCCGGCGCGCACGGACGCCTCCAGGCGCTCGTGCATCTCCCACGCGTCGCGCTCGCGCACGAGCGGCTCGGTCAGCGCGTCCACCAGCGCCAGCACCGCCGCGCGGTCGACGTCGGTCAGCGGCGGCTCGCCCGCGTGCCGGCCGACCACCACGACGCCCGCGATCCGCGCCGCTCCCGGCCGGCGGACGGGCACGCCGAACAGCGAGTGCAGGCCGAAGTGCAGCGTGTGCGGGCCGGCGGGCGGGCCGATCCAGCTCGACAGCTCCTCGGGCTTGCCGGTCCGGTCGAGCGTCTCGCCGCGGCGGAACGCCTCGAGCAGCGTCGGGCCGGGCCAGCCGGAGTCGTGGCCGACGAACTCCGCCTGGTACGCGGCGATCTCCGGCTGCACGGCCGCCGCCGCCATCGGCACCACCGCGCCGCGCAGCGCCGACTTGAGGTAGATGACGCACGCGCACCCGTGCGTGCGCGCGAACAGCTCGGCGACGTCCTGCAATCCGCTTCGGCCCGCGGCGCGGCCCTCCGCGATCAACCGAGCAGCGGCGTGGGTGACGTCAATGGCCTGGCTGGACATAGAGCGGCGGGGACCCTAGCCGTCCAGAGACCGATCCGCGCCACTGCATTGGATCCTGCTCAGCAGTGAGAACCCTGAATCGCGGTGCATCGGGATGCACCGCTTTCCAGGTGTCAGATTTCGAGCATTTTGAGGCGATCGACGGCGTCGTCGATCTCCTCGGGCGACACGATCAGCGGCGGCAGGAACCGCAATGTGGTCGCTCCGGTGGCGTTGATGATCAGGCGCTGCTCGGTCAGCGCGCGGGCGGCGAGCTTCGGCGCTTCGGTGGTGATCTCGGCCGCCACCATCAGCCCGCGACCGCGCACCGAGGCGACGTACGGCAGCTCGCGCAGCTTCTCCACGAGCCGCTCACCGCTCTCGCGCACGCGCGCGAGGAACGCCTCGTCGTCGATCACGTCGAGCGCCACGTTCGCCGCGGCACTCACCACGGGCCCGCCGGCGAACGTGGACCCGTGGTCGCCGGGCGCGAACACCGACTGCAGCTTCGGGCCGATCACGAGCGCGCCGATCGGCAACCCACCGCCGAGGCCCTTGGCCAGCGTCATCGCGTCCGGCTCGACGCCGAGCTGCTCGTACGCCCACAGCGAGCCGGTCCGCCCCATGCCGGTCTGGACCTCGTCGAACACGAGCGCCGCGCCGACCGCGTCGCAGGCCGCGCGGATGCCCGCGAGCAGCTCCGGCGACATCACGTTCACGCCCGACTCGCCCTGGATCGGCTCGATCAGGACGGCGGCGGTGTCGGCGTCCACGGCGGCGGCGATCTCCGTCGCCTCGATCGCCCGGAACCCGGGGACGAGCGGCGCGAACGGCGCCTGCTTGGCCTCCTGCGGCGTGGCGCTCAAGGCGCCGTAGGTGCGGCCGTGGAACGCGTTGAGCGCGACGATCACGTCGCCGCGCGGGCGGTGCTTGCGCACGAGCTTGATCGCGGCCTCGTTGGCCTCGGCGCCGCTGTTGCAGAAGAACACGCTCTCGCCGAACGAGCGCGCCGCGAGCCGCTCCGCCAGGCGCACGTTCGGCTCGGTGTAGAAGAGGTTCGAGACGTGCATGAGCCGGCCGACCTGCTCCTGGACGGCCGCGACGACCTGCGGGTGGCAGTGGCCGAGGTTGTTGACCGCGATCCCGGACAGGAAGTCCAGGTAGCGCTCACCGCCGGAGTCCGTCAGCCAGGCGCCCTGCCCGCTGACGAACTCGACGGGGTAGCGCGCGTAGGTGTTCGCCAGGCTCACGTCGCCGGCCTCACTTTCGTCCCGATGCCGGCGTCCGTGAACAGCTCGAGCAGCAGCGAGTGCGGCAGCCGCCCGTCGATGATGTGCGCGTAGGTGACGCCACCGTGGATCGCCTCGACGCAGGCCTGCAGCTTCGGGCGCATTCCGCCCTGCATGTGCTCGAGCGCGGCCTCGACCTCGTCGGCCCCGGCCTCGGAGATGACGCTGTCGGGGTCGGCGGGGTCGCGCAGCCACCCGGCCACGTCCGTGAGGAACATGACCTTGTAGGCGCCGGTGGCGCGGGCGATCGCGCCGGCGGCCTCGTCGGCGTTGACGTTGTGCGAGCGGCCGTCGCGGTCGGCGCCGACCGAGGCGATGACGGGGATGTAGTCCTCGGCGATGTGGTTGATGACGCCGATGTCGACGCGGTCGATCTTGCCGACGAAGCCGATGTCCTCGCCGCCGGGGCCGGTGGTCGTGGACACGCGGAACAGCTGGCCGTCGTCGCCGCTCAGCCCGACCGCCGGCTGCCCGTGGCGGTTGATGCGCGCGACGATGTCCTTGTTGACCTTGCCGATCAGCACCATCTTCGCGATCTCGACCGTGTCGGCGTCGCTGACGCGCAGCCCGCCGACGAACTCCACCGGCATGTTCAGGCGGTTCATGTAGGCCGTGATGTCCGGCCCGCCGCCGTGGACGATGATCGGGTTCAGCCCGACGTACTTGAGGATCACGACGTCGCGCGCGAAGTCCTCGCGCAGCGCCGGGTCGTTCATCGCCGCGCCGCCGTACTTGATGACGACGGTCTTGCCGTGGAACTCCCGGATGTACGGGAGCGCCTCGAGGAGTGTCCCGACATCCCTCATGTCGTGTAGTCCGCGTTGATCGTCACGTACTCGTGCGAGAGGTCGGAGAAGAAGACCTCGGTCTCGGCTCCGCTGCCCGGCAGGACGACGTCGTACTCGACCTCGTCCCCGCTGACGGCCGCGTTGAGCGCGTCCTGGTCGAACTTGATCGCCATCCCCGCCGCGCACACCTGCACGGACTCGATGAAGACGTCGACCGCGAGCGGCGACGTGTCCGTCAGCGCGCCGCCGACGGCCTGCACGATCCGGCCCCAGTTCGGGTCCCCGCCGTGCAGCGCGGCCTTCACCAGCGGCGAGTTGGCGATCGCGCGCGCCGCCCGCTCGACGACCTCGTTCGAGCCGCCGCGGACGACCACGCGGCCGATCCGCTTCGAGCCCTCGCCGTCGCGGACGATGTCCAGCGCGAGCTTGCGCAGCGCCCAGTCGAGTGCCTCGCCGAACTTCGTCGCGTCCTCGGAGTCCGCCTCGAGCGTGACGCCGGAGGCGCCGCTCGCCTGGAAGATCACCGTGTCGTTGGTGGAGAGCTGGCCGTCGACCGAGATGCGATCGAACGAGCGCTCCACGCACAGGCCGAGCAGCAGGTCGGCGAACGTCGCGTCCAGCGCGGCGTCGGTCTGCACGAAGCAGAGCATCGTCGCGAAGTTCGGGGAGATCATCCCGGCGCCCTTGGCCTGCGCCGTGAGCCGCACGGTGCCGGCCGACAGCGCGACGTCGACCTCGACCTCCTTGGCGAACTGGTCCGTGGTCTGGATCGCCTCGGAGAAGTCGCCGTGGCCGTACTCGCGCAGATCGCCGCGCGCGCGGACGATGCCGCGGATCACGTCGCCGGCGTCGAGCTGCACGCCGATCACCCCGGTCGAGGCGACGGCGACCTGGTCCTCGCGCACACCGCCGGCCATCGCCGCGGCGCCCTGCGTGCGCGCCGCCTGCTCGAAGCCCTGGTTGCCGGTGGCCGCGTTCGCGTTGCCGGAGTTGACGATCACCACGCGGATCGCGTCCTGGCGGGCGCGCTGCTGGGTGAGCACGACCGGCGCGGCGAGGATGCCGCTGCGCGTGAAGCGGGTCGCGCTCACGCAGCCGGGCTCGGAGCAGACCAGCAGGCCCACGTCCATCCCGCCGCTCGGCTTGATCCCCGCCGCGACGCCCGCGGCCTTGAAGCCCTTCGGGAGGTCGCCGGGGTTGTCGGTCACGTGCGCGGGGCGCTCGAGCCACCTGCTCATCTGAGACCCTCCGTCTCCGGCCGCCCGAACATCAAGTTGAGGTTCTGCACCGCCTGCGAGGCGGCGCCCTTCCACAGGTTGTCGATCGCCGCGAAGACGATGATCCGGCCCGTGCGCGGGTCGTGGTGCCACGAGATCCGCGCGTAGTTGGTGTCACGCACGTCGATCACGCCCACCGGGCCGCGGCGCAGCTCGACGAACGGCTCGGCGGCGTACAGGTCGTCGAACCGCTCGGCGATCTCGGCGGCGTCCACGTCGCGCGACGGCGTCACGTAGGACGTGACCAGCTCGCCCTGCGCGAGCGGCAGCAGGTACGGCGTGAACGTGACCGTGACGTCGTTGCCGAGCGCGCTCAGCTCCTGCTCGATCTCGGGCGTGTGGCGGTGGCCCTCGATCTTGTACGGGGTGACGTTCTCGTCGGCGGCGATGAAGTGCGTGCTCGGGGACGCGCCGCGGCCCGCCCCGGAGACGCCGGACTTGCCGTCGATGATCACGTCGCCGATCAGGCCGGCCCGCGCGAGCGGCGCCAGGCCGAGCAGCGCGGCGGTCGGGTAACAGCCCGGGTTGGCCACCAGGTCGGCGCCCTTGACGGCCTCGCGGTTGAGCTCCGGCAGGCCGTAGACGCCCTGGCCGAACAGCTCCGGCGCCTTGTGCTCGCCGTACCAGTCGTCGTAGGTGGTCCGGTCGCGCAGCCGGAAGTCGGCGGACAGGTCGACCACGCGTACGCCCGCCTCACGCAGCTGCGCGACGACAGGTGCAGCCGCACCGTGCGGATAGGCGACGATGGCGGCGTCCGCGGTCTGGCCGGCGTAGGTCTCCAGCTCGAGCGGCACCCGCGTCTTGGGGTGCACGTCGTCGAGCCGCTGCCCCGCCTCGGCCCGCGCGGTCACATGCGAGAGCTCGAAGAACGGGTGTCGGTAGAGGATCTGCGCGGCGATCGCGCCGGCGTAGCCGACGGCACCGAGGACGGCGACCTTGGGGTTAGCCACGGAGCTCACCCTCCAGCTTGCTCGCCACCGCCTTCACGACCTTCTCTCGCTGCGGCGCGATCTCCTCGTCGGTCAGCGTGCGGTCCGTCGCGCGGAACTCCAGCCGGACGGCCAGCGACGTGCGGCCCTCGTGCGCGTACACGTCGAAGACGCGCACGTCCCGCAGGAGCTTGCCGCCCGCGCCCTTGACGACCTCGACCAGCTCGGCCGCCGTGCGGTCGGCCGGGATCCAGAACGCGAGGTCCTGGCGGATCACCGGGAAGCTGGTCATGTCCTCGTAGAGCGGCGTCGTGACGGCGTGCGGGAGCACCGCCGCCAGGTCGAGCTCGAAGCCCGCGACGCGCCCGAGGTCGAACTCCTCGGTGACGCCCGGGTGCAGCTCGCCCAGCCAGCCGGCGTCCTCGCCGTTCACGAGCACGCGGGCCGCGCGGCCCGGGTGCAGGAACGGGTCGCTGCCGCGCACGACCGTGAAGGGGACGCGGAGCGCGCCCAGCACGGCCTCGAGCACGCCCTTGGCGGCGAAGAAGTCCGCGGTCGGCGGGTTGGGCTCACCCCACGACGCGGGGCGCAGCTTGCCGGTGAGCAGCGCGCCGAGGTGCATCCGCTCGTCCGGGAGCGGCGTCGAGCGCGCCTCCGCGGCGGTCGGCGTGCGGCCGTGCGGGCGGTCGAAGTAGACCGAGCCCTCCTCGAACAGCTTCACGTCCTCGGCGCCGCGCGCCGTGTTGTGGCGCACGCTGTTCAGCAGCGAGCCGAGCAGCGTCGTGCGCATCACGCTCAGGTCCTCCGAGAGCGGGTTGCGCAGCTTCACGGCCGGCAGGTCGATCCGCAGCTTGCGCGCCAGCTCGGGCGACTGGAAGCTCCAGCCGATCGCCTCGCTGAAGCCCGCGCCGACGAGCGCGTCGGCCGCGCGGCGGCGCAGGCGCTGCTCGGGCGTGAGGCGGGCGCTCATGCCGTGGCCGGGGATCGTCGCCGGGAGCTTCTCCAGCCCCCACAGGCGCGCGACCTCCTCGATCAGGTCGACCTCGCGCGTGACGTCGTTGCGGCGGAAGGCCGGGACGGTCACGTCCAGGCCGTCGCCGGCGTCGTGGACGCCGAAGTCAAGGCGCTCGAGGATCTCGGCCTGCTCGCCGAGCGGGATCTCGGTGCCCAGCAGGCGCGTGACCTTCTCGTCGCGCAGCCGGATCGTCTGCGGCTCCGGGCCCGGCCCGCCGATGTCGATCGTGCCTTCCACGAGCCGGGCGCCGGTGAGCTCGAGCATCAGCTGCGTGGCGACGATCTGGCCTTCCATCGCCTGCTCGGGCGCGAGGCCCTTCTCGAAGCGGCCGCTCGCCTCGGTGCGCAGGCCGAGCTTCTGCGACGTGCGCTGCAGGGTCGGGCCGTTCCAGTTGGCCGCCTCCATCAGGACGCGGGTCGTGGTCGGCTGCACCTCGGAGCGCTGACCGCCCATGATCCCGGCGATCGAGGTCGGGCCGTCGCCGTCGTCGATCAGGTGCATGGAGCTGTCGAGCGTGCGCTCCGCGTCGTCGAGCGTGAGCATCTTCTCGCCGTCCTTCGCCCGGCGCACGACGAGCTTGCCGCCCGCGACGAGGTCGAAGTCGAACGCGTGCAGCGGCTGCCCGGTGAGCAGCATCGCGTAGTTGGTGATGTCGACGACGTTGTTGATCGGGCGCTGGCCGGCGGCCATCAGGCGCGCCTTCAGCCAGCGCGGCGACGGGCCGATCTTGACGTCCTCGAACAGGCGCGCGGTGAAGCGCGGGCAGAACTCGGGGTCCTGCACCTCGATCGTGACGCCCTCGATCGGGCCGGGCGTGCCCGGGTCCTCCGCCCACGGGGCCGGCTTCAGCGGCTGGCCGGTCGCGGCGTGGACCTCACGCGCCACGCCGTAGACGCTCAGGCAGTCCGGGCGGTTGGGCGTGATCTCGAGCTCGAGCACGTCGGTCGCGATCGGCAGGACGTCGGCGAGCGGCGTACCCGGCACGAGGTCCTCGTCGAGGACCATGATCCCCGCGTGGTCGGAGCCGATCGACACCTCGTCCTCGGCCAGGATCATGCCGTTGGACGGCACGCCGCGGAGCTTGGCCTTCTTGAGCTTGGTGCCGTCGGGCATGACCGAGCCCGGCAGCGCGACGCCGACGGTCTGGCCCGCGGCGACGTTCGGGGCGCCGCAGACGATCGTGGCCACGTCGCCCTCGCCGATCGCGACCTGGCAGACGCTCAGCCGGTCGGCGTCCGGGTGCTGCTCGCGCTCTAGGACGCGGCCGACGACGAAGTTCTCCAGGGCGGACACGCCGTGCGTGTGCACGCGGTCGACCTCGGTGCCGGTCATCGCGAGGCGGCTGGCCAGCTTCGAGGCCTCCATGCCGGGGTCGACGTAGTCCGTCAACCAGAACAGGGGCAGCCTCATCCGAATTGCTCCAGCAGTCGAAGGTCGTTCTCGAAGAACATGCGCAGGTCCGGCACCCGGTGCTTGAGGAAGGCGATCCGCTCGATGCCCATGCCCCAGGCGAAGCCCTGGTGCTTCTCGGGGTCGTAGCCCTCGACGTAGCCGTACAGGTTCGGGTCCACCATGCCGGCGCCGAGGATCTCGATCCAGGCCGTGCCCTTGCACAGCGGGCAGCGCGAGCCGTCCCGCAGGAAGCCCTGCTTGCAGTTGAAGCAGCTCACGTCGAGCTCCACCGACGGCTCGGTGAACGGGAAGAAGTGCGGCCGCAGGCGGACCTCGCGGTCGTCGCCGAAGATCGCGCGGGCGAACGCGAGCAGCGTGCCCTGCAGGTCACCGAGCGTCAGGTCCTCGTCCACCGCCAGGCCTTCGACCTGGTGGAACTGCGGCGTGTGCGTCGCGTCGTTGTCGGGCCGGTAGACCCGGCCCGGGACGATGATGTAGAGCGGCGGCTCCTGCAGCTCCATCTGGCGGACCTGCATGGGGCTGGTCTGCGTGCGCAGGACCACGTCGTCGGCCACGTAGAACGTGTCCGCCTCCGACCGTGCCGGGTGGTGCACGTCGTGGTTGAGCGCGTCGAAGTTGTAGTAGGCGAGGTCGATCTCCGGGCCCTCGACCACGGAGAAGCCCAAGCCGACGAACACGTCCTCGATCTCGCGCCGGGTGGCGGTGAGGATGTGCAGGTGGCCCGCGGGCGTGGCCGGCGTGCCGGGCAGCGTCACGTCGACGACGTCCGCGGCGAGCTTGGTCTCCAGCTCGACGGCCTCGAGCTCGGCTTGGCGGCTGTCGACCGCGGCCTGCAGCGCCTGTCGCGCCTGGTTGGCGCCCTTGCCGACCGGCCCTCGCTCCTCGGGCGGGAGCTTGCCGACGTCTCGCAACAGGTTCGGCAGCTCGGCTTTACGGCCGAGGAAGCGCACACGGATCTCCTCGAGGTCCGCGGTCGAGGCGGCGGCGGCGACCGCGGCCTCGCCCTCGGCCCGCAACTGCGCGATCCGGTCGGCGGTGGCTGTGCTCATGGGCGCGTGATCCTATTGGTGAGTTCGTACAGGGAGACGGTGGCCGCCATGGCGGCGTTCAAAGAGTCTGCGTGGGCGATCGGGATGTGGGCGACTTCGTCGCAGCCGGCGATGAACTCGTCCGACAGACCTTCGCGCTCGGCGCCCACGACGAGCGTGACGTCGCCGTCGACGCGCTGCAGCGGCGCGCCCTCGCGCGCGGCCAGCGCGATCTTGCGGCCGGGCAGCTCGGCGGCGCTGCGGACCTTCGCGACCGGCATCGAGAAGATCGCGCCCATCGACGCGCGCACGGCCTTGTGCGACCACGGGTCGGCGCTGCCCGGGCCGAGCGCGACTGAGCTCGCGCCGAACGCGAGCGCCGAGCGGATGACCGTGCCGACGTTGCCCGGGTCCCCCACGCCCCACAGCGCGACGCACAGCGGGCCCTGCGGCTGAGACCAGCGCATCGGGTAGACGCCGATCGCGCGCGTGGACGAGCCCAGCTGCGAGACCGTGGCCATCACGTGCGGAAGGACCGGGATGCCCTCGAGCCCGGAGTCGGAGGTGACGTAGCGGGCGACCGGATGCCAGCCGGCGGCGTCGGCCGCCTCCAGCAGGTCTTCGCCCTCGGCGACGAACGAGCCCAGCTTGTCACGCCAGCGCTTGCCGGCGAGCTTGCGGACCTCTTTGAGGGCTTCGTTGTGGGAGCTGGAGATGGCTTCAGTCATGGGAAACAAAAAAGGGCGCCGCTCCGTGTCGGAGGGGCGCCCTTGTGAAGGCTCGGCGGATTCGAGGTTGCCTAGGCCGCCGAGGCCTCGCGGGCGCGGTCGACGAATCGGCGGAAGGTCTCGGGGTCGCGCACGGCGATGTCGGCCAGGACCTTGCGGTCCAGCTCGACGCCGGCCAGCGACAGGCCGTGGATGAACGTGCCGTACGACATGCCCTCCTGGCGGGCAGCCGCGTTGATGCGGGTGATCCACAGGCGGCGGAAGTCACGCTTGCGGTTGCGACGATCGCGGTACGCGTACGCGTCCGCCTTCATCATCGCTTCCTTCGCGCGCTTGTACGAGGAGTTGGCCTCCCCGCGGAAGCCCTTCGTCCGCTCGAGGACTTCGCGACGCTTCTTCTTGGCGTGGACGCTGCGCTTGACGCGGGTCATCGGCCGTTTCCGTTCAGCATCGTCTTTGCACGGCTGGCGTCACCCTTGACGAGCACGATCGGCAGCGCCATATGACGCTTGCGCTTGGGTGACTTCTTCTCGAGGATGTGGCTCGAGAAGGAGTGACGGGCCACGACCTTGCCGGTACCAGTGACCTTGAAGCGCTTCTTTGCGCCGGAGTGCGACTTCATCTTGGGCATAACCGGCGAGGCAGTATAGCCACCCGCTTCGGGGTGACCCTCACCGCCCCGCCGAGTCAGCTCATTCGGGCTTGTCTTCAGCCTCGGGCAACTTGCCCGGGCCGAGCATCATGGTCATGTTGCGGCCGTCCTGCTGGGGACGCTGCTCCACGACGGCGAGCTCGTCCAGATCTTCGGCGAGGCGATTGAGGATCATCTCGCCACGCTCCGGATGGGCCATCTCGCGCCCTCGGAACATGATCGTGACCTTGACCTTGTCGCGCGCCTTCAGGAAGCGCTCGACGTGGCCCTTCTTCGTGTCGTAGTCGTGCTGGGCGATCTTCGGCCGGAACTTGATCTCACGGACGTTGATCGTCTGCTGGTGCTTTCGGGCCGACTTGGCCTTCTGCGCCTGCTCGTACTTGTACTTCGAGTAGTCCAGGATGCGGACCACGGGGGGCTTGGCCTCCGCAGCCACCTCGACCAGGTCGAGGTCCTTCTCCTGTGCCCGCCGCAGGGCGTCTTGGGTGCGCATGATGCCAACCTGCTGACCGGTGTCGTCGATGAGACGGACCTCGGGAACGCGGATGCGTTCGTTGACGCGGGTGGTATCGCGCTCCGGCGGCTGCCGGTCGAACCTACGAGGGACCGGCATTTAGCTGGTGTGGGCGCCGAGCGTCAAGAACGCGGCGCGGTCTGGGAACGCGTATTCAACGCCCACCAGTATAGACAGATTCTGCCCGCGCGCGGAAACCTCTCGTTCCTTCAAGCACGAGCGCGCTGGGCCGAACACCCCGGCATGAGCTTCAGGATCAAATCGCTGAGGAGCCGGATGCTGCTCCTCGTCCTACCGGCCGTGGTGGTGGCCGTCGGGGCCCTCACCCTCTTGTCGGTCTCGCGCGCGACGTCACACGAGACCGACTCCGCGTACCAGACGCTGTCCGAGCGCACGCAGGCCGAGGCCGCGCGCGTCGAGACCCAGGTCTCGGCC comes from Solirubrobacter pauli and encodes:
- the pheS gene encoding phenylalanine--tRNA ligase subunit alpha yields the protein MSTATADRIAQLRAEGEAAVAAAASTADLEEIRVRFLGRKAELPNLLRDVGKLPPEERGPVGKGANQARQALQAAVDSRQAELEAVELETKLAADVVDVTLPGTPATPAGHLHILTATRREIEDVFVGLGFSVVEGPEIDLAYYNFDALNHDVHHPARSEADTFYVADDVVLRTQTSPMQVRQMELQEPPLYIIVPGRVYRPDNDATHTPQFHQVEGLAVDEDLTLGDLQGTLLAFARAIFGDDREVRLRPHFFPFTEPSVELDVSCFNCKQGFLRDGSRCPLCKGTAWIEILGAGMVDPNLYGYVEGYDPEKHQGFAWGMGIERIAFLKHRVPDLRMFFENDLRLLEQFG
- the rplT gene encoding 50S ribosomal protein L20 produces the protein MTRVKRSVHAKKKRREVLERTKGFRGEANSSYKRAKEAMMKADAYAYRDRRNRKRDFRRLWITRINAAARQEGMSYGTFIHGLSLAGVELDRKVLADIAVRDPETFRRFVDRAREASAA
- a CDS encoding TrmH family RNA methyltransferase; the encoded protein is MTEAISSSHNEALKEVRKLAGKRWRDKLGSFVAEGEDLLEAADAAGWHPVARYVTSDSGLEGIPVLPHVMATVSQLGSSTRAIGVYPMRWSQPQGPLCVALWGVGDPGNVGTVIRSALAFGASSVALGPGSADPWSHKAVRASMGAIFSMPVAKVRSAAELPGRKIALAAREGAPLQRVDGDVTLVVGAEREGLSDEFIAGCDEVAHIPIAHADSLNAAMAATVSLYELTNRITRP
- the rpmI gene encoding 50S ribosomal protein L35, whose translation is MPKMKSHSGAKKRFKVTGTGKVVARHSFSSHILEKKSPKRKRHMALPIVLVKGDASRAKTMLNGNGR
- the infC gene encoding translation initiation factor IF-3, giving the protein MPVPRRFDRQPPERDTTRVNERIRVPEVRLIDDTGQQVGIMRTQDALRRAQEKDLDLVEVAAEAKPPVVRILDYSKYKYEQAQKAKSARKHQQTINVREIKFRPKIAQHDYDTKKGHVERFLKARDKVKVTIMFRGREMAHPERGEMILNRLAEDLDELAVVEQRPQQDGRNMTMMLGPGKLPEAEDKPE
- the pheT gene encoding phenylalanine--tRNA ligase subunit beta, whose amino-acid sequence is MRLPLFWLTDYVDPGMEASKLASRLAMTGTEVDRVHTHGVSALENFVVGRVLEREQHPDADRLSVCQVAIGEGDVATIVCGAPNVAAGQTVGVALPGSVMPDGTKLKKAKLRGVPSNGMILAEDEVSIGSDHAGIMVLDEDLVPGTPLADVLPIATDVLELEITPNRPDCLSVYGVAREVHAATGQPLKPAPWAEDPGTPGPIEGVTIEVQDPEFCPRFTARLFEDVKIGPSPRWLKARLMAAGQRPINNVVDITNYAMLLTGQPLHAFDFDLVAGGKLVVRRAKDGEKMLTLDDAERTLDSSMHLIDDGDGPTSIAGIMGGQRSEVQPTTTRVLMEAANWNGPTLQRTSQKLGLRTEASGRFEKGLAPEQAMEGQIVATQLMLELTGARLVEGTIDIGGPGPEPQTIRLRDEKVTRLLGTEIPLGEQAEILERLDFGVHDAGDGLDVTVPAFRRNDVTREVDLIEEVARLWGLEKLPATIPGHGMSARLTPEQRLRRRAADALVGAGFSEAIGWSFQSPELARKLRIDLPAVKLRNPLSEDLSVMRTTLLGSLLNSVRHNTARGAEDVKLFEEGSVYFDRPHGRTPTAAEARSTPLPDERMHLGALLTGKLRPASWGEPNPPTADFFAAKGVLEAVLGALRVPFTVVRGSDPFLHPGRAARVLVNGEDAGWLGELHPGVTEEFDLGRVAGFELDLAAVLPHAVTTPLYEDMTSFPVIRQDLAFWIPADRTAAELVEVVKGAGGKLLRDVRVFDVYAHEGRTSLAVRLEFRATDRTLTDEEIAPQREKVVKAVASKLEGELRG